The following are encoded in a window of Streptomyces sp. Go-475 genomic DNA:
- the rplK gene encoding 50S ribosomal protein L11, with amino-acid sequence MPPKKKKVTGLIKLQIQAGAANPAPPVGPALGQHGVNIMEFCKAYNAATESQRGWVIPVEITVYEDRSFTFITKTPPAAKMILKAAGIEKGSGEPHKTKVAKITRDQVREIATTKMPDLNANDLDAAEKIIAGTARSMGVTVEG; translated from the coding sequence ATGCCTCCCAAGAAGAAGAAGGTCACGGGGCTCATCAAGCTCCAGATCCAGGCCGGTGCCGCCAACCCGGCCCCGCCGGTCGGCCCCGCGCTGGGTCAGCACGGCGTCAACATCATGGAGTTCTGCAAGGCCTACAACGCCGCGACCGAGTCGCAGCGTGGCTGGGTCATCCCGGTGGAGATCACGGTCTACGAGGACCGCTCCTTCACCTTCATCACCAAGACCCCGCCGGCCGCCAAGATGATCCTGAAGGCCGCGGGCATCGAGAAGGGCTCCGGCGAGCCGCACAAGACCAAGGTCGCGAAGATCACGCGTGACCAGGTCCGTGAGATCGCCACCACGAAGATGCCCGACCTCAACGCCAACGACCTGGACGCCGCCGAGAAGATCATCGCCGGCACCGCCCGTTCCATGGGCGTCACGGTCGAGGGCTGA
- the secE gene encoding preprotein translocase subunit SecE, giving the protein MTDAVGSIDMPDAQDEAPESKKTRKGGKRGKKGPLKRLALFYRQIVAELRKVVWPTRNQLSTYTTVVIIFVVIMIGLVTVIDYGLSNAAKYVFG; this is encoded by the coding sequence GTGACGGACGCCGTGGGCTCCATCGACATGCCTGATGCCCAGGACGAGGCGCCGGAGTCCAAGAAGACCCGCAAGGGCGGCAAGCGCGGCAAGAAGGGCCCGCTGAAGCGGCTTGCCCTCTTCTACCGCCAGATCGTCGCCGAGCTGCGCAAGGTCGTCTGGCCGACCCGCAACCAGCTCTCGACGTACACGACCGTGGTGATCATCTTCGTCGTCATCATGATCGGCCTGGTCACCGTGATTGACTATGGGCTCAGCAACGCCGCCAAGTACGTGTTCGGCTGA
- the nusG gene encoding transcription termination/antitermination protein NusG codes for MSDPNVNDAIEPVESVEDELDTVEGADSEDTETSAEVEAADAVADDDAAEAETEAETDADVAAEAEEEPEDDRDPIEKLREELRVLPGEWYVIHTYAGYENRVKTNLEQRAVSLNVEDYIFQAEVPQEEVVQIKNGDRKTIKQNKLPGYVLVRMDLTNESWGVVRNTPGVTGFVGNAYDPYPLTLDEIVKMLAPEAEEKAAREAAEAEGKPAPQRKVEVQVLDFEVGDSVTVTDGPFATLQATINEINPDSKKVKGLVEIFGRETPVELSFDQIQKN; via the coding sequence GTGTCTGACCCGAACGTGAACGACGCCATCGAGCCTGTCGAGTCCGTCGAGGACGAGCTCGACACCGTCGAGGGCGCGGACAGCGAGGACACCGAGACCTCCGCCGAGGTCGAGGCTGCCGACGCCGTCGCGGACGACGACGCCGCCGAGGCGGAGACCGAGGCCGAGACCGACGCAGACGTCGCGGCCGAGGCCGAGGAAGAGCCCGAGGACGACCGCGACCCGATCGAGAAGCTCCGCGAGGAACTGCGCGTCCTGCCCGGCGAGTGGTACGTGATCCACACCTACGCCGGCTACGAGAACCGCGTGAAGACCAACCTGGAGCAGCGCGCCGTCTCGCTGAACGTCGAGGACTACATCTTCCAGGCCGAGGTGCCGCAGGAAGAGGTCGTCCAGATCAAGAACGGCGACCGCAAGACGATCAAGCAGAACAAGCTCCCGGGCTACGTCCTGGTCCGCATGGACCTGACGAACGAGTCCTGGGGCGTCGTCCGCAACACCCCCGGCGTGACCGGCTTCGTGGGCAACGCCTACGACCCGTACCCGCTGACCCTGGACGAGATCGTCAAGATGCTCGCCCCGGAGGCCGAGGAGAAGGCCGCCCGCGAGGCCGCCGAGGCCGAGGGCAAGCCGGCTCCGCAGCGCAAGGTCGAGGTCCAGGTGCTGGACTTCGAGGTCGGCGACTCGGTCACCGTCACCGACGGCCCGTTCGCCACGCTGCAGGCGACCATCAACGAGATCAACCCCGACTCGAAGAAGGTCAAGGGCCTCGTCGAGATCTTCGGCCGCGAGACGCCGGTCGAGCTCTCCTTCGACCAGATCCAGAAGAACTAG